In Cryptococcus gattii WM276 chromosome A, complete sequence, one genomic interval encodes:
- a CDS encoding Kinesin, putative (Similar to TIGR gene model, INSD accession AAW41182.1) has product MSGGNIKVVVRCRPLNAREIARGSKELIRMEGGQTILDPPESTGGASSKAIEKKPMIFSFDKSYWSAGPKDDPKYASQQTLYEDLGADLLNHSFEGFNTCIFAYGQTGSGKSYSMMGYGAEKGIIPLTTSELFRRTEARMGGDLNLSYTVEVSYIEIYNEKVRDLLNPKNKGNLRVREHPSLGPYVEDLSRLVVENYTQMMTLMDEGNKARTVASTNMNETSSRSHAVFTLILTQKRHDPQTKMTGEKVSKISLVDLAGSERQASTGATGTRLKEGANINKSLTTLGKVIAALAQAGQNKRKKEEHVPYRDSVLTWLLKESLGGNSKTAMIAAISTLRYADAAKKIKTHAVVNEDPNAKLIRELKEELELLRSRVSSGVSDESSYDPSIPPEKQIVTYITKEGEIRKVTKLELQDQLEASEKLMESLNLTWEEKLQKTQAIHIEREKALEELGISIDTNMVGVHAPQNHPSLVNLNEDPLMSECLIYQIKPGTTVAGAVDEDKAHIKLSGTHILPEHCAFTNDEGVVTIEAMPDARTFVNGKRVPPNSSVKLLNGFRVILGDSHVFRFNDPAAVRAERKRLRMSSSSDGLAGIAPGLRPDSPSSKVDTELMDWTAARREVADIEKLGDQDLDKLYDDILKVRTQRRRPESRMDIADLESHCERSANPLSTPWAGPGQTITMTSNSLATPVGPDIDVNIVDEQSEASAEQAPYISSALSTPSYDQKAADATLHQEHLTKQLKMMAQEVKRIRSQAAWAKAMEPGEMEPANWNVAEVRKLRRVVEKWKRLRSYKIAEELLLGAVEIREANVIAKNMEKQVIYNFLIVNGAIASPTSSLDGQNGIVEFEDVSGSITQHINGPVVVVKVIDWLAKSVYTWDLLRFRKQLMKMRHVYALKEKPNYSVHFEVDSPFTDVPPPSYSFIGSAKIPLRLLGKQLSYAVTVPIMCQYTMEAVGSCRVTFKVEPLDDVLGRSARVSFDRLLNGSISPGSRLTFIFIVDSVKGLSSTDYASIHAQTRLSSLIGPSIVSEDTFASQPVDLDKSSGTVLILKKTISAVVTPDMIQYMTNEYATVEFFAKAKNEYLERLERWDVNHEVDPIVSSSTTGTPTKSGDRNSLMRRCETEFVAPERHDILAVISILELASNGEYVPAEVYDDTFQLHQGLQRRLHVKLVHSSGKALPWEKMEHTSTGDVRLVDKDGAASVGKRLVELKMSDQVVAYHPDGTSSLDAEGVWDTASHACRHLDRRTLPGRHLLIRLTWAVAVPTLSEPVIFHVDLPVKILGRGAKRPSFLTFWSASKVFKSMTEIFVVECAPPIARSANELWRLDTSGKHVEGEETLGGWKPRSLGLLNDWKKMCKAQMGLAEVALTKRVLEVWGEEAEEEERGKEDESDEKKRALVSKCLDLWHKAIENRVEIDVEKESVEEEAVSRKLGKLLPDLEPKPVPTVKLQRRVENVIKSGHLVLLRDSQADQWEKTFIVLRPPYLHVHENAGEREMQVINLTGSHVITSPEVEMLLKRRWAFTVFTPTNSYILQAASENERKEWMSVISTSAN; this is encoded by the exons ATGTCAGGAGGAAATATCAAGGTCGTCGTTAG ATGCCGGCCTCTCAATGCACGAG AGATAGCGAGGGGTTCAAAAGAGCTCATCCGTATGGAAGGGGGACAGACCATCCTGGATCCTCCTGAATCAACCGGAGGGGCATCCTCAAAGGCCATCGAAAAAAAGCCTATgatcttttcttttg ACAAGTCATACTGGTCTGCTGGCCCCAAAGATGATCCCAAATATGCTTCGCAACAGACTTTATATGAGGATTTAGGAGCAGATCTATTAAACCATAGTTTTGAGGGATTCAACACCTGTATTTTTGCCT ATGGGCAAACAGGAAG TGGAAAGAGCT ACTCTATGATGGGAT ATGGTGCCGAAAAAGGTATAATACCGCTTACGACGTCAGAGCTCTTTCGGAGGACCGAAGCACGTATGGGTGGTGATCTGAACTTGTCATATACGGTAGAGGTATCTTATATCGAAATATACAATGAAAA AGTAAGGGACCTCTTAAATCCCAAAAACAAGGGCAACCTGCGCGTGCGGGAGCATCCATCCTTGGGGCCATACGTAGAAGACCTCAGTCGATTGGTCGTAGAAAATTATACACAGATGATGACACTCATGGATGAAGGTAATAAG GCTCGTACGGTGGCTTCCACGAACATGAATGAAACATCTTCCCGATCGCATGCGGTCTTCACATTGATC CTTACCCAAAAGCGTCATGATCCACAGACGAAGATGACTGGAGAAAAGGTGTCTAAGATATCTCTCGTTGATCTGGCTGGTAGTGAACGGCAAGCCTCTACAGGAGCCACA GGTACCCGTCTGAAAGAAGGTGCCAACATCAACAAGTCCCTAACGACACTTGGCAAAGTCATTGCTGCACTCGCTCAAGCAGGGCAAAataaaagaaaaaaggaagaacaTGTGCCTTACCGGGACTCTGTATTGACTTGGCTATTGAAAGAAAGCTTAGGAGGTAATAGTAAGACGGCAATGATCGCAGCCATTTC TACATTGCGATATGCCGATGCCGCCAAAAAGATCAAGACCCATGCTGTCGTCAATGAAGACCCCAATGCTAAACTCATCCG CGAGCTCAAAGAGGAGCTGGAAC TCCTTCGAAGCAGAGTATCGAGCGGGGTTTCAGACGAATCATCCTATGATCCGAGCATTCCTCCCGAAAAGCAGATCGTAACCTACATAACAAAAGAAGGTGAAATTCGAAAAGTCACCAAGCTCGAACTTCAAGACCAGTTAGAGGCGTCAGAAAAACTCATGGAAAGTCTGAACCTGACATGGGAGGAAAAGCTCCAAAAGACGCAGGCAATCCATAtagaaagggaaaaggcTTTGGAGGAGCTTGGTATCAGCATCGATACGAAT ATGGTGGGAGTCCATGCACCTCAAAATCATCCGTCATTGGTCAACCTCAATGAGG ATCCCCTCATGTCAGAA TGTCTCATCTATCAAATTAAACCTGGCACTACAGTTGCAGGTGCTGTTGACGAAGACAAGGCCCATATCAAGTTATCCGGCACACATATTCTTCCCGAGCATTGTGCATTCACCAATGACGAGGGCGTAGTCACCATTGAAGCTATGCCTGATGCTCGCACTTTCGTGAACGGGAAACGGGTCCCTCCAAATTCATCAGTAAAGCTCTTGAACGGCTTCCGAGTGATTCTGGGTGACTCCCACGTATTCCGCTTCAATGATCCTGCTGCTGTCAGAGcagagaggaagagacTGAGAATGTCATCCAGCAGTGATGGACTTGCGGGCATAGCTCCTGGATTAAGACCGGATTCACCAAGCTCCAAGGTGGATACCGAGTTGATGGATTGGACTGCAGCAAGGAGGGAGGTAGCCGATATCGAGAAGCTTGGCGATCAAGATTTAGACAAACTCTACGATGACATT CTCAAAGTCCGTACGCAGCGTAGGCGACCAGAGAGTCGTATGGACATTGCAGATCTCGAATCTCATTGTGAGAGATCTGCCAATCCTCTAAGCACTCCCTGGGCTGGTCCTGGTCAGACGATTACCATGACTTCAAATAGTCTGGCTACTCCAGTTGGTCCTGATATTGATGTCAATATTGTTGATGAACAATCTGAGGCATCCGCTGAGCAAGCCCCGTATATCAGTAGCGCATTATCGACGCCATCGTACGACCAGAAAGCTGCTGATGCGACGCTGCATCAAGAACATCTGACGAAGCAGCTCAAAATGATGGCCCAGGAGGTCAAGAGAATCCGTTCACAAGCTGCGTGGGCGAAGGCGATGGAGCCAGGAGAGATGGAGCCAGCGAACTGGAACGTTGCGGAAGTGCGAAAGCTTAGACGTGTAGTGGAAAAGTGGAAGCGGTTGAGAAGTTATAAGATAGCGGAGGAGCTTTTGCTGGGAGCTGTAGAGATCAGAGAGGCCAACGTCATTGC TAAAAATATGGAGAAGCAAGTGATCTATAACTTTCTGATTGTTAACGGAGCTATCGCTTCTCCTACATCCTCTTTGGATGGACAGAACGGGATAGTTGAGTTTGAGGATGTCTCGGGCTCTATCACTCAGCATATTAATGGACCTGTCGTCGTTGTGAAAGTGATTGATTGGCTAGCCAAAT CGGTATACACTTGGGATCTCCTTCGCTTCCGAAAGCAGTTAATGAAGATGCGTCACGTATATGCTCTAAAAGAAAAGCCAAACTACTCTGTTCATTTCGAAGTCGATAGTCCATTTACGGACGtccctcctccttcctATTCATTCATTGGTTCTGCCAAAATCCCTCTACGTCTACTTGGGAAGCAGCTTTCATACGCCGTTACGGTGCCCATCATGTGTCAGTACACCATGGAGGCTGTAGGATCATGTCGAGTCACCTTCAAGGTTGAACCCCTTGATGATGTGCTCGGCCGGTCTGCCCGAGTTTCTTTCGACCGGCTGTTAAATGGTTCTATCAGCCCTGGGAGCAGACTGACTTTTATATTTATCGTCGATTCGGTCAAAGGTCTATCATCTACAGATTACGCCTCGATTCACGCCCAGACGCGCCTATCTTCTCTCATTGGGCCATCCATCGTCTCTGAAGACACTTTTGCTTCTCAACCCGTCGATTTGGACAAATCTTCTGGCACTGTTCTGATCCTCAAGAAAACCATTTCGGCGGTCGTTACTCCGGACATGATACAGTACATGACAAACGAATACGCCACCGTTGAGTTTTTTGCAAAAGCAAAGAATGAATATCTTGAGCGGCTGGAAAGATGGGATGTCAATCATGAAGTTGATCCCATTGTTTCCAGTTCAACAACCGGTACACCGACGAAATCGGGGGATAGAAATTCCTTGATGCGCCGGTGTGAAACCGAGTTTGTCGCCCCCGAGAGACACGATATCCTCGCCGTGATCTCCATCTTGGAACTTGCTTCCAATGGCGAATACGTGCCTGCTGAAGTGTATGATGATACTTTCCAGCTTCACCAAGGTCTTCAGCGACGTCTTCACGTCAAACTTGTCCATTCTTCAGGTAAAGCGCTCCCGTGGGAGAAAATGGAGCACACAAGTACAGGAGATGTACGATTAGTTGACAAGGACGGAGCGGCGAGTGTAGGCAAGCGTTTAGTCGAGCTCAAGATGTCTGATCAGGTGGTGGCGTATCATCCTGACGGCACTTCGTCCCTGGACGCCGAGGGAGTATGGGATACCGCCTCGCATGCTTGTCGGCATCTCGACCGCCGTACTTTACCTGGCCGACACCTCTTGATACGCCTAACGTGGGCGGTCGCTGTCCCTACCTTGTCGGAACCGGTGATCTTCCATGTTGACTTGCCCGTCAAGATTCTCGGGCGCGGTGCCAAAAGACCGTCTTTCCTTACTTTCTGGTCAGCATCCAAAGTGTTTAAAAGTATGACGGAAATATTCGTTGTGGAATGTGCGCCGCCGATTGCGAGGAGTGCGAATGAGTTGTGGCGACTTGATACGAGCGGGAAACATGTTGAAGGCGAGGAGACGTTGGGTGGTTGGAAGCCTAGGAGTTTGGGGTTGTTGAACGATTGGAAAAAGATGTGTAAAGCACAAATGGGGCTCGCCGAGGTTGCCCTCACGAAGAGAGTGCTGGAGGTGTGGGGTGAAGAagcggaagaagaagagagagggaaggaagacgaaagtgatgaaaagaagagggCGCTTGTATCCAAGTGTTTGGATCTGTGGCACAAGGCTATAGAGAACCGTGTCGAG ATTGACGTCGAGAAAGAGTCtgttgaggaagaagcagtTTCTCGCAAACTCGGAAAATTACTTCCCGACCTGGAGCCAAAGCCCGTTCCCACTGTCAAGCTGCAACGACGAGT GGAGAACGTTATCAAAAGTGGCCACCTTGTGCTGTTGCGGGATTCTCAAGCGGACCAATGGGAAAAGACTTTTATTGTGCTACGACC ACCGTACCTCCATGTGCACGAAAATGCGGGGGAAAGGGAGATGCAGGTGATCAACTTGACGGGATCTCACGTGATTACCAGCCCAGAAGTCGAAATGCTGCTCAAG CGACGATGGGCCTTTACAGTGTTCACACCTACAAATTCGTATATCCTACAAGCGGCTTCTGAGAATGAGCGGAAGGAATGGATGTCTGTGATCAGTACGAGCGCAAACTGA
- a CDS encoding Ser/Thr protein kinase of the LAMMER family, putative; Kns1p (Similar to TIGR gene model, INSD accession AAW41399.1): MSTSSHLAPPAPPAPPAPSLRPADSPPPSAYPHAAHTSPLPPLPPLPPFPLPFHPFPPPPPVAVPPPHPPLHSAPPHGPPRLPPPPPPPPATSAATSVRPHSSSLPLPLPLPYFPPPATQHLWPQLLPLPPIDALRPPPRHPPPPHAHSDSPHLRPCYDHTPYPSFTPNHHSSPYLPPPTPSTYAYRAPSPFRIPPPLTFRYSHSPPQPDTMPPRKKAETTARRGANGKGWTTEHTYEPNGQRKEIIVIDDSASPMLQPVRKRTRAQVAAEQAAQQQQLHQAYASTNAGYSDTVSMSNGHGSVASTAAAAAAAGTTKKRKLDDDQGKTAKAKVASTATSASVQTTATWQSTQAAPATTTAQYQKAPAQPAQRQGPPPWDDAEGHYIVKPDDVIGGRYKIVRLLGQGTFGKVVEARHIETRRKVAIKVIRAVQKYREASKIEIRVLETLRKHDPRNDNKCIHLDEYFDFRNHPCLVSELYGMSVFDFLKQNGFQPFPDKHIQDFAKSLLKSVSYLHSLKLVHTDLKPENILLCSNEARLAGPRVRNARSKSILKNTEIRLIDFGSATFESEYHSSVVSTRHYRAPEIILGLSWSYPCDMFSIGCILVEFYTGNALFQTHDNLEHLAMMEVVMGKFSQRMIEKGKSKKPEYFKGNKIDFPNSTVSKASRKYVKSMQSLKQVIDPANRHQQLFLDLCTRLLEHDPDVRIKVQDALRHPYLTEPIPEPP; this comes from the exons ATGAGCACCAGCAGCCACCTCgccccccccgccccccccgcccccccGGCCCCCTCCCTGCGCCCCGCCGACTCGCCCCCCCCCAGCGCGTACCCGCACGCTGCCCACACGTCACCGCTCCCCCCGCTCCCCCCGCTCCCCCCGTTCCCCCTCCCGTTCCACCCATTccccccccctccccccgTCGCCGTGCCCCCCCCTCACCCCCCCCTGCACTCTGCCCCGCCGCACGGTCCCCCCCGCctgccgccgccgccgccgccgcccCCCGCCACGTCAGCCGCGACGTCCGTGCGCCCGCACAGCAGCTCgctccccctccccctccccctcccgtacttccccccccccgccACCCAGCATCTCTGGCCGCAGCTCCTCCCGCTGCCCCCCATCGACGCCCTCCGCCCCCCCCCGCGGCATCCTCCGCCCCCCCACGCCCACTCCGACTCGCCCCATCTGCGGCCGTGCTACGACCACACCCCCTATCCCTCCTTCACGCCTAACCACCACAGCTCGCCCTACCTTCCCCCGCCTACGCCCTCCACGTACGCCTATCGCGCACCCTCCCCGTTCCGCATCCCGCCGCCCCTCACGTTCAGGTACTCGCACTCGCCCCCACAGCCCGATACCATGCCGCCGCGCAAAAAGGCAGAGACCACCGCAAGGAGAGGCGCCAACGGCAAGGGATGGACGACCGAGCACACGTATGAGCCCAACGGCCAGCGCAAGGAGATCATCGTCATCGACGACTCCGCCAGCCCTATGCTGCAGCCCGTGCGGAAGCGGACGCGGGCGCAGGTCGCGGCTGAGCAGGCAGcccagcagcagcagctgcATCAGGCCTATGCCAGCACGAACGCCGGCTACTCGGATACCGTGAGCATGTCGAACGGGCACGGCAGTGTCGCCAGcacagcagcagcagcagcagcagcagggaccacgaagaagagaaagcTGGATGACGACCAGGGAAAGACGGCAAAGGCCAAGGTTGCGAGC ACGGCGACATCGGCATCGGTGCAGACGACTGCGACCTGGCAATCGACACAGGCTGCGCCagccaccaccaccgcGCAGTACCAGAAGGCTCCCGCACAGCCAGCTCAACGGCAGGGTCCACCGCCGTGGGATGACGCTGAAGGTCATTACATTGTCAAGCCCGACGACGTTATCGGCGGCAGAT ACAAAATCGTCAGATTACTGGGTCAGGGAACGTTTGGCAAGGTGGTTGAAGCAAGACATATTGAGACACGGCGTAAAGTCGCAATCAAGGTCATCCGAGCCGTGCAAAAGTACCGCGAGGCGAGCAAAATTGAGATTCGCGTGCTCGAGACGCTTAGAAAGCATGACCCACGGAATGACAA CAAATGTATACATCTCGACGAATATTTCGACTTTCGGAACCACCCATGTCTCGTCTCCGAGCTGTACGGAATGAGCGTATTCGATTTTCTAAAGCAAAACGGGTTCCAGCCGTTCCCGGATAAGCACATTCAAGACTTTGCAAAAAGTTTATTAAAAAGCGTGTCCT ACTTGCACTCTCTCAAGCTCGTACACACTGATCTCAAGCCGGAAAATATTCTTTTATGTTCAAATGAGGCGAGATTAGCAGGCCCTAGAGTTCGAAACGCTCGTTCAAAGTCCATCCTCAAG AACACTGAAATCCGTCTTATCGATTTCGGTTCAGCCACATTCGAGTCTGAATACCATTCCTCTGTCGTCTCTACCAGGCACTATCGTGCCCCCGAAATCATACTTGGTCTTTCCTGGTCCTATCCTTGCGACATGTTCAGTATAGGCTGTATCCTTGTAGAATTCTACACTGGAAACGCGCTTTTCCAGACGCATGATAATTTGGAGCATTTGGCGATGATGGAGGTCGTGATGGGCAAGTTTAGCCAGAGAATGATCGAGAAGGGAAA AAGTAAGAAGCCAGAATATTTTAAAGGAAACAAGATTGATTTCCCAAACTCGACGGTATCCAAAGCCAGCAGGAAATACGTCAAGAGTATGCAAAGCCTCAA ACAAGTGATCGATCCTGCAAACAGGCATCAACAATTATTCCTTGATCTTTGTACAAGACTGCTAGAGCATGATCCGGATGTCCGGATCAAGGTCCAGGACGCTTTACGACATCC GTATTTGACCGAGCCTATTCCGGAGCCTCCTTAA
- a CDS encoding Ribulose-phosphate 3-epimerase, putative (Similar to TIGR gene model, INSD accession AAW41183.1), producing the protein MSKAIISPSVLASDLSDLSNECRRMMANGCDWLHMDVMDGHFVPNITMGAPILEHVYKNVPNIFMDCHMMVSNPAQWVPEVSKAGGKLYTFHYEATEEPEKVIELVHSHKMLAGLAISPETPASAVTDSLGKAADLLLVMTVRPGRGGQKFMPECLEKVKELRERFPGKNIQVDGGVGSGNACQCAQAGSNVLVAGTAIFGAKDPKQTIQEMRTAVDDAIAQRK; encoded by the exons ATGAGCAAAGCTATTATCTCTCCCTCCGTCCTTGCC AGCGATTTGTCCGACCTCAGCAACGAGTGTCGACGAATGATGGCCAATGGATGTGACTGGCTCCACATGG ACGTCATGGATGGCCACTTTGTCCCGAACATCACGATGGGCGCCCCCATTCTTGAACACGTCTACAAGAATGTCCCCAACATCTTTATGGACTGCCACATGATGGTTTCTAACCCTGCTCAGTGGGTTCCTGAAGTTTCCAAGGCAGGTGGAAAACTCTATACTTTCCACTATGAAGCTACCG AGGAGCCCGAAAAAGTCATTGAGCTTGTCCACTCGCATAAGATGCTTGCTGGCCTTGCTATTTCCCCTGAAACCCCAGCTAGTGCCGTCACCGACTCTCTCGGCAAGGCTGCTGATCTCTTACTTGTCATGACTGTCCGCCCCGGCCGAGGTGGTCAAAAGTTTATGCCTGAATGTCTTGAAAAGGTCAAGGAATTGAGGGAGAGGTTCCCTGGGAAGAATATCCAGGTGGATGGTGGTGTTGGATCTGGCAATGCTTGTCAATGCGCCCAAGCCG GCTCCAACGTCCTTGTCGCTGGTACTGCCATCTTTGGCGCCAAAGACCCCAAGCAGACAATCCAGGAAATGCGCACCGCTGTGGATGATGCCATTGCTCAACGAAAGTAA
- a CDS encoding Pre-mRNA splicing factor RNA helicase PRP28, putative (Similar to TIGR gene model, INSD accession AAW41184.1) — protein MAGPLSVEDILAKQKAEKEAAAKPKFLSKAERQKIALEKRQSEVREHQEREEAERRQREEFDRAAEEERRRHEQEKYGYNAGPSGRNDRDGYVRDGYGRDNRRHFGDRRNGPGPVIPSGPRGAALPAGPRSMQNGNGGGLPYGGSVQDSPNKLPSTPATGSASPAPASSVASGDAVPPSQAELEALRARYLGKRTDGKKPRLRKAQDKKIIFDWNEQDDTSAADQSSWTREVRELLPGGTMFGGHLAGMDGARKNDVRTDNHADPLERRRAVKGKDDDRHWSDKPLDEMKERDWRIFREDFSIVARGGGIPYPLRNWRESAIPSQILDIIEEIGYKEPSPIQRQAIPIGMQNRDLIGVAKTGSGKTAAFVIPMLDYIGHLPPLNDDNRHLGPYALILAPTRELAQQIEAETRKFAIPLGYKCVSIVGGRSVEEQQFALRDGAEIIIATPGRLKDMVDKSILVMSQCRYVVMDEADRMVDLGFEVDLNFILDSMPATFVKPDDAVALQPTTEGDWQGWRVTTLFSATMPPAVERLARKYLIKPATVVIGNAGEAVDTVEQRVEFVHGDEKKKARLIEILRTIGLPPPMIVFVNQKKTADMVVKYVQQAGMSGVTLHSGKSQEQREAALQALRDGEISVLVATDLAGRGIDVPDVSLVINWQMSDTIEKYVHRIGRTGRAGKTGVAITFLTNDDDEVMYDLRIEVEKSKMSKMNPELARHEAARTRVTREMKRKRDDEE, from the exons ATGGCAGGACCGCTTTCAGTTGAAGATATTTTGGCAAAGCAAAAGGCCGAAAAAGAAGCCGCTGCCAAG CCCAAGTTTCTAAGCAAAGCAGAACGACAAAAGATTGCTCTGGAAAAACGTCAATCTGAGGTCCGCGAGCATCAAGAACGGGAAGAAGCTGAGCGTCGCCAGCGAGAAGAATTTGATCGTGCTgccgaagaagagaggCGACGCCATGAACAAGAGAAATATGGCTACAACGCCGGGCCCAGTGGGAGGAATGATCGAGATGGATATGTAAGGGATGGGTATGGTCGTGATAATAGGAGACATTTTGGAGACCGCCGAAATGGACCTGGACCGGTTATCCCTTCTGGACCTCGCGGTGCAGCCCTTCCTGCGGGACCAAGGAGTATGCAAAACGGAAACGGTGGCGGCCTTCCTTACGGCGGCTCTGTGCAAGATTCACCCAATAAATTGCCCTCTACACCTGCTACTGGTTCCGCTTCGCCTGCGCCTGCTTCCTCGGTGGCGTCGGGAGACGCTGTTCCCCCTTCTCAGGCAGAACTTGAAGCTCTTCGTGCTCGCTATCTCGGAAAGAGGACAGATGGAAAGAAGCCGCGTCTGAGAAAGGCTCAAGATAAGAAAATCATTTTTGATTGGAATGAGCAGGATGATACGAGTGCTGCAGATCAGAGTTCATGGACCAGGGAAGTGCGAGAGTTACTCCCGGGAGGCACAATGTTTGGTGGACATTTGGCAGGGATGGATGGAGCCAGGAAGAATGACGTTCGGACTGATAA CCATGCAGACCCACTAGAGCGTCGACGTGCTGTCAAGGGCAAGGATGATGATCGCCACTGGTCTGACAAGCCCCTCGACGAGATGAAGGAACGAGACTGGCGTATCTTCCGTGAAGACTTTAGTATTGTTGCAAGAGGTGGTGGAATCCCTTATCCTCTAAGGAACTGGAGAGAATCGGCCATTCCAAGTCAAATTTTGGATATTATCGAAGAGATCGGTTACAAGGAGCCCAGTCCTATTCAAAGGCAAGCAATCCCTATCGGAATGCAAAATCGCGACCTGATCGGTGTCGCCAAAACTG GATCCGGTAAGACCGCCGCTTTCGTCATCCCTATGCTCGATTACATCGGTCATCTTCCCCCTCTTAACGACGATAATCGCCATCTTGGCCCTTATGCCCTTATCCTGGCACCTACGCGAGAACTTGCTCAACAAATAGAGGCTGAGACTCGAAAATTTGCCATTCCTCTGGGATACAAGTGTGTTTCAATCGTCGGTGGCCGATCCGTCGAAGAACAACAATTTGCTCTGCGTGATGGTGCCGAAATCATCATTGCTACCCCAGGCCGACTGAAGGATATGGTCGACAAGAGCATACTCGTTATGAGTCAATGTAGATACGTCGTCATGGACGAAGCTGACCGCATGGTTGACCTTGGTTTCGAGGTCGACCTCAACTTCATCCTTGACTCGATGCCCGCTACGTTTGTCAAGCCCGACGATGCGGTTGCACTCCAACCAACAACTGAAGGCGATTGGCAAGGATGGCGAGTTACCACTCTTTTCTCTGCCACAATGCCTCCAGCCGTTGAGCGTCTTGCGCGAAAGTATTTGATCAAGCCTGCGACTGTCGTTATCGGTAATGCCGGTGAAGCTGTTGATACTGTTGAGCAGAGAGTCGAGTTTGTGCACGGTGAcgagaaaaagaaagctAGGCTCATTGAAATCCTCCGTACTATCGGCTTGCCCCCTCCTATGATTGTCTTTGTCAatcagaagaagacggcAGATATGGTGGTCAAGTACGTTCAGCAGGCAGGGATGTCAGGTGTCACCCTCCATTCCGGCAAGTCTCAAGAACAACGAGAAGCTGCGCTTCAAGCTTTGCGTGATGGCGAAATCTCTGTTCTAGTCGCTACCGATCTTGCCGGTCGAGGTATTGATGTCCCTGACGTCTCACTAGTCATCAACTGGCAGATGAGCGACACTATCGAAAAGTATGTACACCGTATTGGTCGTACGGGTCGTGCCGGTAAGACAGGTGTGGCGATCACGTTCTTGACgaatgatgatgacgaggTTATGTACGACTTGAGGAtagaggtggagaagagtaAGATGAGCAAGATGAATCCCGAGTTGGCGCGGCATGAAGCTGCGAGGACGAGGGTGACTAGGGAGATGAAG agaaagagagatgatgaagagtAG
- a CDS encoding Hypothetical Protein (Similar to TIGR gene model, INSD accession AAW41186.1) — protein MSYASVASHNIPFGEMPEPDQSLAENPPPAGEKKSKAGQETSKKAQEAKKGAKELKKEARVELNKAESKLAPYWEKTKDVVLRPGTLGGLLGVVNVGILGTIGYFAYTKRNQRWDNRIIGGAVAGTLALFGAEGYLAESYLSTPEGRAEADRAKAEGSKIYLQAKEVILRPKVAGGLVGALNVVVLGSVGYFSYKNWNRIWDPRIVLGVAAGLVGLSGAEGYLGKRYADEH, from the exons ATGTCTTACGCTTCTGTCGCTAGCCACAACA TCCCCTTTGGCGAAATGCCTGAACCAGACCAGTCCCTTGCCGAGAACCCTCCTCCTGCAGGCGAG aagaagagcaaggcAGGGCAAGAAACCAGCAAGAAGGCTcaagaagcaaagaaggGTGCCAAGGAGCTCAAGAAGGAGGCCAGG GTTGAGCTCAACAAAGCCGAGTCAAAGTTGGCTCCTTACTGGGAGAAGACCAAGGACGTTGTTCTTCGACCCGGCACTCTTGGTGGTCTTTTGGGTGTTGTGAATGTTGGTATCTTGGGTACTATCGGTTACTTTGCCTATACCAAGCGAAACCAACGTTGGGATAACCGAATCATTGGTGGAGCCGTTGCGGGTACCCTTGCCCTCTTTGGTGCTGAAGG CTATCTTGCCGAATCATATCTCTCGACACCTGAAGGCCGTGCTGAGGCCGATCGAGCAAAGGCTGAGGGCTCCAAGATCTATCTCCAAGCGAAGGAGGTCATTCTCCGTCCCAAAGTTGCCGGTGGTCTTGTTGGTGCTTTGAACGTTGTTGTTTTGGGTTCAGTCGGTTACTTCAGCTACAAGAACTGGAACAGGATTTGGGACCCTAGGATTGTTTTGGGTGTGGCTGCTGGTCTCGTTGGTTTGAGTGGCGCTGAGGG TTATTTGGGCAAGCGTTACGCCGACGAGCATTAA